One stretch of Paenibacillus sp. FSL R5-0341 DNA includes these proteins:
- the mnhG gene encoding monovalent cation/H(+) antiporter subunit G, whose protein sequence is MMEIVKVAAETAIGLLVLLGALLSALSAFGLIRLPDVYLRAHAATKSMTLGVFCVLSAAFFFFWYFDNYISARLLLGILFVFITAPVAGHLNGRAAYRTDVPLWEQSVQDELEPLLKGKKVNHEAKDMME, encoded by the coding sequence ATGATGGAGATCGTTAAAGTAGCCGCTGAAACAGCTATAGGTCTACTCGTACTGCTTGGTGCATTACTTAGTGCACTCAGTGCGTTCGGACTTATTCGACTGCCTGACGTATATCTGCGAGCCCATGCCGCAACCAAAAGTATGACGCTTGGTGTGTTCTGTGTACTAAGCGCTGCGTTTTTCTTCTTTTGGTACTTCGACAACTATATTAGCGCCCGCTTGTTGCTGGGTATCCTGTTCGTATTCATTACAGCTCCGGTCGCCGGACATCTGAACGGAAGGGCCGCCTACCGCACAGATGTACCGCTGTGGGAGCAGAGCGTTCAAGATGAACTGGAACCCTTGTTAAAAGGGAAAAAGGTAAACCATGAAGCCAAGGACATGATGGAGTGA
- a CDS encoding Na(+)/H(+) antiporter subunit F1 codes for MLSSLLFISLLILSLAILGCLYRVLRGPSMADRITALDTIGINVIAIVAVLSMMLKTQAYLDIILLIGILAFLSTVAFARYIERGAVFKNDGDR; via the coding sequence ATGTTATCCTCACTGTTGTTCATCTCATTGCTCATTCTCTCCTTGGCCATTCTGGGTTGCTTGTACAGGGTGCTTCGGGGACCTTCCATGGCTGACCGGATCACGGCACTGGATACCATCGGGATCAATGTGATTGCCATCGTCGCCGTTCTGTCGATGATGCTGAAAACCCAGGCCTATCTGGATATCATCTTGCTGATTGGTATTCTGGCTTTTCTAAGTACGGTGGCATTTGCACGTTATATTGAACGGGGGGCGGTATTCAAAAATGATGGAGATCGTTAA
- a CDS encoding Na+/H+ antiporter subunit E, translating into MAFQIVLNLIIAFVWMFLNNAWNGVGFLIGYLLGLLLIGGMRRFFPQRFYIVRVWAIIKLINLLFKELVRASIEVIRQIIKPKLDIRPGIFTYKTELSSDWEVTLLCLLISLTPGSLPLEISGNQRKLFIHALDIKDEQKLRDDIQNTFEKAIMEVTR; encoded by the coding sequence ATGGCCTTTCAGATTGTACTGAATCTTATCATTGCCTTTGTATGGATGTTTCTGAACAATGCCTGGAATGGTGTTGGTTTTCTCATAGGTTACCTGCTCGGACTGCTTCTCATCGGGGGGATGCGCCGATTCTTCCCCCAGCGCTTCTATATTGTGCGGGTCTGGGCCATCATCAAACTGATTAATCTGTTGTTCAAGGAATTGGTGCGCGCCAGCATTGAGGTTATACGCCAGATTATCAAGCCCAAGCTCGATATACGTCCGGGTATTTTCACATATAAGACTGAATTGTCCTCGGATTGGGAGGTTACCCTGCTCTGTCTACTCATCTCATTGACACCAGGTTCCCTGCCGCTTGAAATCTCGGGTAATCAACGCAAACTGTTTATCCACGCACTGGATATCAAGGATGAACAGAAACTGAGAGATGATATCCAAAACACATTTGAAAAAGCAATTATGGAGGTGACGCGTTAA
- a CDS encoding Na+/H+ antiporter subunit D translates to MNNLVVLPILLPLITGVLALLFFRKTNIQRIISVIGLLFTAAVSTILITRVAQTGVLTLNMGGWAPPYGIVLVADMVSALLVVAASIIALACLLYAFRSVNKEREEHHFYPFFHFLIAGVNGSFLTGDLFNLFVSFELMLISSYALIVLGGTERQLRETIKYVLINIVSSALFVASIGFLYSITGTLNMADLSVKIAEVGQSGVVTLIAVLFLIVFSIKAGLFLFFWLSGSYAAPPAVVTALFAGLLTKVGLYAIVRTFTLIFYHDPDFFHALIGWMAGATMVLGVIGAISYRDVNKILIYNVVAGVGFVAFGMASASRPALEGLLFYMLHDMLIKTLLFLLGGALIAVAGTSKLDNMGGLIHRYPLLGWMFFISALALAGLPPFSGFPGKLLLFEGGLQAGLYGLTGIAVLSSLLMLYSVLRIFIQAFWGEPPAGVTRRPYAVNGLLIPAGILFVFIIVMGVGAEGMFQLTSRAGDILLHPNIYIDAVLKE, encoded by the coding sequence ATGAATAATCTCGTCGTCTTGCCGATTCTGTTGCCATTGATTACAGGTGTTCTGGCCCTTCTGTTTTTCCGGAAAACGAACATCCAGCGAATCATTAGTGTCATCGGACTTTTGTTCACCGCAGCGGTCTCCACGATACTCATTACTCGTGTGGCTCAAACTGGAGTTCTAACGCTTAATATGGGTGGATGGGCACCTCCTTATGGGATTGTGCTTGTCGCGGACATGGTATCGGCGCTACTTGTCGTCGCCGCTTCCATCATCGCACTGGCGTGTCTGCTGTATGCATTCCGCAGTGTGAACAAGGAGCGGGAAGAGCATCACTTCTATCCGTTCTTTCATTTCCTGATCGCCGGAGTTAACGGTTCATTCCTAACCGGAGATTTATTCAATTTGTTTGTCAGCTTTGAACTGATGCTCATCTCTTCTTATGCACTGATCGTATTGGGAGGTACCGAAAGACAACTGCGGGAAACGATCAAATATGTCTTGATTAACATCGTTTCTTCAGCACTGTTTGTCGCTTCCATCGGCTTCCTCTACTCGATTACTGGCACACTGAACATGGCGGACTTGTCCGTCAAAATTGCTGAAGTGGGACAGAGCGGGGTCGTTACCCTGATTGCCGTACTCTTCCTGATCGTATTTAGCATCAAGGCCGGACTGTTCCTGTTCTTCTGGTTGTCAGGCTCTTATGCGGCTCCACCTGCTGTCGTCACTGCGTTGTTCGCAGGATTGCTCACCAAGGTTGGCCTGTACGCGATTGTGCGAACATTCACACTGATCTTCTATCATGATCCGGACTTCTTCCATGCACTGATCGGATGGATGGCAGGTGCCACGATGGTTCTTGGTGTCATCGGTGCGATCTCGTATCGCGATGTAAACAAGATTCTCATCTACAATGTGGTCGCAGGCGTAGGATTTGTCGCTTTCGGTATGGCATCGGCCAGTCGTCCTGCACTGGAAGGTCTGCTCTTCTATATGCTGCATGATATGTTGATCAAAACATTGCTCTTCCTGCTCGGCGGTGCCTTGATCGCTGTTGCGGGAACTTCAAAGCTCGACAACATGGGCGGACTAATTCATCGCTATCCGTTGCTCGGCTGGATGTTCTTTATCAGCGCACTCGCCTTGGCAGGGTTGCCTCCATTCAGTGGTTTTCCGGGTAAGTTACTTCTCTTCGAAGGTGGCTTACAGGCTGGCTTGTATGGTCTAACTGGTATAGCGGTGCTCTCCAGCTTGTTGATGTTATATTCGGTACTGCGCATCTTCATACAAGCGTTCTGGGGCGAGCCGCCTGCCGGGGTTACAAGACGCCCTTACGCGGTGAACGGCCTGCTGATTCCTGCCGGAATTCTGTTTGTATTCATCATCGTAATGGGTGTGGGGGCTGAAGGCATGTTCCAGTTGACCTCCCGCGCAGGCGATATTCTACTGCATCCCAATATTTATATTGATGCCGTATTGAAGGAGTAG
- a CDS encoding Na(+)/H(+) antiporter subunit C, which produces MEILMCVAVGILFAVAVFLILSRSLLRIVLGMSILTHGVHLLLITMSRLKTGSPPLLGEMAERYVDPLPQALILTSIVINFGLTAFFFVLSYRSYLKLRTDDMEEVRGRPYE; this is translated from the coding sequence ATGGAAATATTGATGTGTGTAGCCGTTGGCATTCTGTTTGCGGTTGCCGTCTTTTTAATCTTGTCGCGGAGCCTGCTCCGAATCGTACTTGGTATGTCCATACTAACCCATGGCGTGCATCTGCTGTTGATCACCATGTCACGTCTCAAAACCGGGTCACCACCACTGCTTGGGGAGATGGCTGAACGCTATGTCGATCCACTTCCACAGGCACTGATATTAACATCCATTGTTATTAATTTCGGGCTCACTGCGTTCTTCTTCGTTCTCTCCTATCGCTCCTATCTGAAGTTGAGAACAGACGATATGGAAGAAGTAAGGGGGCGCCCATATGAATAA
- a CDS encoding Na+/H+ antiporter subunit A, giving the protein MSLLHVAVILPFAVGILLATLHRFFRKLHLGWPVLLVPALLFVYFASLIPAVSQRNTVSGNIPWIPSLDIGFNLYLDGLSLMLTLLITGIGVLVVLYSIFYMDMKEALNRFYLYLLMFMGAMLGVVLSDNMIVLYGFWELTSITSFLLIAFHYKRKASTSGAQKSFLITVFGGFAMLTGFMMMYLITGTFSIRATIAGLGQFQESALFLPALVLILIGAFTKSAQFPFHIWLPDAMEAPTPVSAYLHSATMVKAGLYVVARFTPIFGGQGLWFWLVTGVGLLTLCYGSFLAVKKNDLKAILAYSTISQLGLIMSLFGVGSAALYFGYGESSAMYTVAITAALLHLFNHATFKAALFMVVGIVDHETGTRDIRKLGGLASFMPITFTVALIGSLAMAGIPPFNGFLSKELFFQAMVEVTHLRIFGLGSWSVLLPVFAWLASVFTLIYALIIVFKTFLGRSQSEIPAEKLHEAPAGMLIPPVVLGILVIIFGLFPNLLAGSLIEPAMAAVLPSLLNGNERFDVHFSLWHGWTPELIMTIGVVILGITLYKLLPRWRNIYEHYPQGLTINNMYHVVLDNLQHYARKWTEAYMNGSVRSYLVYIFSFTVALLVYAFFRSGENITWNLKGNAPFSFYEVVLLVTLIGAAVSIPFAKNRLSAVIMTGAVGYLVTLLFVLFRAPDLALTQMIVETVSVALFLLCFYHLPELQRGKSSRRYLTVNMIVAIAVGVVMTFVALAASGTASLESISTFFLQEAYDSAGGKNVVNVLLVDFRGFDTLLEIMVLGVASLSIYSMINLNLEAKDLGARLKFRKKEENQDSESDLDDETDNTKKYGNRERSSSSWDTVPLQSNDVLLQTTTKVVVFIILTFAMHLFFAGHHNPGGGFIGGLVTAAALVLIALAFSTDTIRKALPVDFRILTGIGLGIALLTGAGSFIFGVPFLSQTFGYFELPLLGETELATAMLFDLGVYLAVLGVTMTIILQIGEDR; this is encoded by the coding sequence TTGAGCCTGCTTCATGTTGCTGTTATTCTGCCTTTTGCGGTTGGCATTCTTCTTGCCACGCTGCATCGTTTCTTCCGTAAATTACATTTGGGATGGCCGGTTCTCCTTGTCCCGGCACTATTATTTGTATACTTTGCGAGCCTCATACCCGCTGTGTCCCAGCGCAACACCGTATCCGGAAATATCCCATGGATTCCTTCACTGGACATAGGATTTAACTTATATCTGGACGGTCTAAGCCTTATGCTGACACTGCTAATCACCGGAATCGGTGTGCTCGTTGTTCTCTACTCCATCTTCTACATGGATATGAAAGAAGCGCTGAACCGCTTCTACCTGTATCTGTTGATGTTCATGGGAGCCATGTTGGGCGTGGTGCTGTCTGATAATATGATCGTGCTCTACGGATTCTGGGAATTGACCAGTATTACGTCATTCCTGTTGATTGCATTTCATTACAAACGTAAAGCCTCGACTTCAGGAGCACAAAAATCATTCCTGATTACGGTATTTGGCGGTTTCGCCATGCTTACCGGATTCATGATGATGTATCTCATTACCGGAACGTTCAGTATTCGTGCAACCATTGCAGGGTTGGGGCAGTTTCAGGAAAGCGCACTATTTCTGCCAGCGCTTGTCTTGATCCTGATTGGTGCTTTCACCAAGTCAGCCCAGTTCCCGTTCCATATCTGGTTGCCGGATGCCATGGAAGCTCCTACACCAGTGAGTGCCTATCTGCACTCAGCCACGATGGTTAAGGCTGGACTGTACGTCGTGGCCAGGTTCACACCGATCTTCGGTGGTCAGGGACTCTGGTTCTGGCTGGTCACCGGTGTTGGTCTTCTGACTCTGTGTTATGGATCATTCCTGGCGGTGAAAAAAAACGATCTCAAAGCGATTCTCGCCTATTCGACCATCTCTCAACTTGGTCTGATCATGTCCCTGTTCGGGGTTGGATCTGCTGCTCTCTACTTCGGATATGGCGAGTCCTCTGCGATGTACACCGTGGCGATAACCGCTGCGCTGCTTCACCTGTTTAATCATGCGACCTTCAAGGCCGCTCTGTTCATGGTCGTAGGCATTGTCGATCATGAGACGGGTACACGTGACATTCGGAAGCTCGGTGGACTTGCATCATTCATGCCAATCACTTTCACCGTAGCACTGATCGGCTCACTTGCCATGGCGGGTATTCCGCCGTTCAACGGATTCCTGAGCAAGGAGCTATTCTTCCAGGCGATGGTAGAAGTCACGCATCTGCGAATCTTTGGACTTGGGTCCTGGAGTGTTCTACTGCCGGTATTCGCTTGGCTTGCAAGTGTGTTTACCTTGATCTATGCGCTTATTATCGTGTTCAAAACATTCCTCGGTCGTAGCCAAAGCGAGATTCCTGCCGAGAAGCTTCACGAAGCGCCCGCCGGTATGCTCATTCCGCCAGTTGTTCTCGGTATTCTTGTCATCATCTTCGGACTCTTTCCGAACCTGCTGGCCGGATCACTGATCGAACCGGCAATGGCCGCTGTGCTTCCTTCCCTATTGAATGGGAACGAACGCTTCGATGTACATTTCTCTCTGTGGCATGGATGGACTCCGGAATTAATTATGACGATCGGAGTCGTGATTCTCGGAATCACTCTCTACAAGCTGTTGCCACGATGGAGGAATATTTATGAGCACTATCCACAAGGATTAACGATTAACAATATGTACCATGTCGTACTGGATAATCTTCAGCATTATGCACGCAAATGGACGGAAGCCTACATGAATGGCTCGGTTCGTAGTTATCTCGTTTATATTTTCTCATTCACAGTCGCTTTACTGGTCTATGCCTTCTTCCGTTCAGGTGAAAATATTACGTGGAATCTGAAGGGCAATGCGCCCTTCTCATTCTATGAAGTCGTCCTGCTAGTGACCCTAATTGGTGCCGCGGTTTCGATTCCATTTGCCAAGAACAGACTGTCGGCAGTCATTATGACCGGAGCGGTTGGTTACCTTGTAACCCTGCTGTTCGTACTCTTCCGGGCGCCGGATCTGGCGCTGACACAGATGATTGTTGAGACGGTATCTGTTGCACTGTTCCTGCTCTGCTTCTACCATCTGCCTGAACTGCAACGTGGCAAATCAAGCCGCAGATATCTCACGGTGAATATGATCGTAGCGATTGCAGTCGGAGTCGTGATGACTTTTGTTGCATTAGCTGCAAGCGGAACAGCATCCCTGGAGAGCATTTCTACCTTTTTCCTTCAGGAAGCGTATGACTCGGCCGGTGGTAAAAATGTCGTGAACGTGTTACTGGTTGATTTCCGTGGCTTCGATACGTTATTGGAAATCATGGTACTTGGTGTTGCTTCACTGTCCATCTATTCCATGATTAATCTGAACCTCGAAGCGAAGGATCTCGGAGCGCGATTGAAGTTCCGCAAAAAGGAGGAAAATCAGGATTCCGAGTCTGATCTGGATGATGAAACGGACAATACGAAAAAGTATGGTAACCGGGAACGCAGCTCATCCTCATGGGATACTGTACCGTTACAGAGTAATGATGTATTGCTGCAAACGACCACTAAGGTTGTTGTGTTCATCATATTGACGTTTGCCATGCACCTGTTCTTCGCAGGACACCATAATCCGGGCGGAGGCTTCATCGGCGGCTTGGTCACAGCGGCTGCACTTGTCTTGATTGCTCTGGCATTCAGTACAGATACGATACGCAAAGCGTTGCCCGTTGACTTCCGTATTCTAACAGGAATCGGCTTGGGTATAGCCCTACTGACGGGTGCTGGTTCATTTATATTCGGAGTCCCGTTCCTCAGCCAAACCTTCGGTTATTTCGAACTTCCTTTACTGGGAGAGACAGAACTTGCCACGGCCATGCTGTTCGATCTTGGCGTGTATCTCGCTGTCCTGGGTGTCACCATGACCATCATTCTACAGATCGGGGAGGATCGCTGA
- a CDS encoding GGDEF domain-containing protein has product MSFKIRTVLTVIFAVLSLLVTLTIGSIFSQKSFVAVETEIGHSLTGTASQASDKLDRFMSARAGELDLLGRMAALEDGFKPAEIQMLLDQLQDSFPSFSWVGFMDPKGKVLAATDGILLGENLSERPVYQEGIKGKFIGDVHNAVLLAKLLPNPTGEPLQFVDISFPLKDSKGHIQGVLAAHLSWAWAKEVEESVLAPLKREEKDIEFFIVSKKEHTVLLGPKEWIGKPLVLPGIAEAQLNKSSWSIEEWPDGNDYVTGFAYSQGHLDYPGLGWTVVIRQVKSTAFASVFDLMWFNVWAGLAVTVLFALIGWFVSRLISAPIVRLTRVANRLRVGDELEIPENKGIKEIEVLSRSLRDMLTSLTNKDSELVVMQNLAHFDQLTSLPNRTALEAYLEESLETESENHTLTFLYLDLDGFKRVNDTLGHQTGDVLLQKVAQRLSALGQEKGITVRLGGDEFLIVLRSVGSQPREEASAYAEAIIQSLNKPFIIEYERIRIGCSIGGAEYPTNSNNPSEIIRMADEALYESKRAGKNRMTFYSDLKQGS; this is encoded by the coding sequence ATGTCATTCAAAATCAGAACCGTGCTTACCGTCATCTTCGCTGTGTTATCCTTGCTGGTTACCCTGACGATTGGGTCTATATTTAGCCAAAAGTCATTTGTTGCTGTAGAGACTGAGATTGGTCACTCGCTTACAGGCACGGCATCTCAGGCTTCGGACAAGCTGGATCGGTTTATGTCCGCTCGCGCGGGTGAACTGGATCTGCTGGGCCGCATGGCTGCGCTGGAAGACGGATTCAAACCAGCAGAGATCCAGATGTTGCTGGATCAGCTACAAGATAGCTTTCCCTCATTCTCATGGGTTGGATTCATGGACCCGAAGGGAAAAGTGTTAGCTGCAACAGATGGCATCTTGCTTGGGGAAAATTTATCGGAGCGACCTGTGTATCAGGAGGGAATCAAGGGTAAGTTTATTGGAGATGTGCATAATGCAGTACTTCTTGCCAAGCTGCTTCCGAATCCAACGGGAGAGCCGTTGCAATTTGTTGATATCAGTTTCCCGCTGAAGGATAGCAAAGGTCATATCCAAGGTGTGCTTGCTGCACATTTAAGCTGGGCCTGGGCGAAGGAAGTGGAGGAATCGGTGCTCGCCCCATTGAAACGGGAGGAAAAGGACATTGAGTTCTTTATCGTGAGCAAAAAGGAACATACCGTGCTGTTGGGACCAAAGGAATGGATCGGTAAACCGCTGGTATTACCAGGCATAGCAGAGGCCCAGCTTAACAAAAGCAGTTGGTCCATTGAAGAATGGCCTGATGGAAATGACTATGTGACAGGGTTTGCTTACAGTCAGGGTCACCTGGATTATCCCGGATTAGGGTGGACCGTAGTTATTCGTCAAGTGAAATCTACTGCGTTTGCTTCTGTGTTTGACCTGATGTGGTTTAATGTGTGGGCAGGACTTGCCGTTACCGTGCTATTTGCACTTATTGGCTGGTTTGTCTCGCGTCTGATCTCTGCTCCAATTGTGCGTCTTACCAGAGTAGCCAACCGACTGCGGGTAGGAGACGAACTGGAGATTCCGGAGAACAAAGGAATTAAGGAGATCGAAGTATTGTCCCGATCACTTCGGGATATGCTGACCTCTCTTACGAATAAAGACTCAGAACTGGTCGTGATGCAGAATCTGGCACATTTTGATCAGTTGACCAGTCTGCCGAATCGTACTGCCCTGGAAGCGTACCTGGAAGAGTCACTGGAGACCGAAAGTGAAAATCACACCCTGACGTTTCTCTATCTGGATCTGGATGGATTCAAACGTGTCAACGATACACTTGGGCATCAGACTGGAGATGTATTGCTGCAGAAGGTCGCCCAGCGTCTGTCTGCTCTTGGTCAGGAGAAGGGTATAACGGTAAGGTTGGGAGGAGATGAATTCCTGATTGTACTTCGGTCTGTTGGAAGTCAACCGAGGGAAGAAGCCAGCGCTTATGCAGAAGCGATCATTCAAAGTCTGAACAAGCCGTTTATTATTGAATACGAGCGAATTCGGATTGGATGTAGCATCGGAGGTGCCGAGTATCCGACCAACAGCAACAATCCAAGTGAGATTATCCGGATGGCGGACGAAGCTTTATATGAATCCAAACGTGCAGGTAAGAATAGAATGACATTTTATTCCGATTTGAAGCAGGGGAGTTAG